A stretch of the Arthrobacter sp. PAMC 25486 genome encodes the following:
- a CDS encoding GAF domain-containing protein, which translates to MSPTHPLLAGFPALRPLVRESWQRSLQALATPDGLATAERLAPPVVWESRELAEFRRDHPLAAIMPVITKLLVEPSHDTGLLVAVGDEHGRLLWVEGDSAARRNGEQINFATGADWSETVVGTSAPGTALVLGKSVQIMGEEHFNPAVHSWSCTAVPLHDPDSGSILGIVDITGGPEAVGANTLSLVQASVAAAEAQLRIQRLELRAEESRRRTSHSARTAAPNKPLYRDSLQILGRDQGLLHVAGEAVTLSERHTEIMAMLALHPDGLTAEELTDKVYPEGTSLTSIRAEMVRLRKLLQAAAPTLLPESRPYRLPRALVVDAEQVRNYLDRGAHRLALNIYRGEVMPRSLASAIVTIRNRVAIQLREAILNDASPDVLLAYLRLPEAADDVEAWRTALHLLPPRSPRRSAVVAHVEALES; encoded by the coding sequence ATGTCCCCGACGCATCCCCTCCTGGCCGGGTTCCCCGCCCTGCGGCCACTGGTGCGCGAATCCTGGCAGCGCTCCCTGCAGGCACTGGCCACGCCGGACGGACTGGCCACCGCGGAGCGACTGGCTCCGCCGGTGGTGTGGGAGAGCCGGGAGCTTGCAGAATTCCGCCGCGACCATCCGCTGGCCGCGATCATGCCCGTCATCACCAAACTTCTAGTGGAGCCCAGCCACGACACCGGACTGCTCGTTGCCGTGGGCGATGAACACGGGAGGCTGCTGTGGGTTGAGGGCGATTCCGCCGCCCGGCGCAATGGGGAACAAATCAACTTTGCCACAGGGGCCGACTGGTCGGAGACCGTTGTCGGAACCAGCGCCCCGGGCACCGCACTGGTCCTGGGCAAGAGCGTGCAAATCATGGGCGAGGAACACTTCAACCCGGCCGTCCATTCATGGAGTTGCACCGCGGTGCCGCTGCATGACCCCGACTCCGGCTCCATCCTGGGCATTGTGGACATCACGGGCGGCCCCGAAGCCGTGGGCGCCAACACGCTCTCCTTGGTGCAGGCGTCGGTGGCCGCGGCCGAGGCCCAGCTGCGCATCCAGCGCCTGGAACTCCGGGCGGAGGAGAGCCGCCGGCGCACCTCGCACTCCGCCCGCACCGCTGCACCGAACAAGCCGCTGTACCGGGACAGCCTGCAGATTCTGGGCCGGGACCAGGGGCTGCTGCACGTGGCCGGCGAAGCCGTGACACTGAGCGAACGGCACACCGAAATAATGGCCATGCTCGCCTTGCACCCCGACGGCCTCACCGCCGAGGAGCTGACGGACAAGGTTTACCCCGAGGGCACGTCGCTGACCAGCATCAGGGCGGAGATGGTGCGCCTGCGCAAGCTTTTGCAAGCCGCCGCACCCACGCTCCTGCCGGAGTCGAGGCCCTACCGGCTCCCTCGTGCCCTGGTGGTTGACGCCGAGCAGGTCCGGAACTATTTGGACCGCGGCGCCCACCGGCTGGCCCTGAACATTTACCGCGGCGAGGTCATGCCCCGCTCGCTCGCCTCCGCCATCGTAACCATCCGCAACCGTGTGGCCATTCAGCTGCGCGAGGCCATCCTCAACGACGCCAGCCCGGACGTGCTACTTGCCTACCTACGGCTTCCCGAGGCCGCGGACGACGTCGAAGCCTGGCGCACGGCCCTGCACCTCCTGCCGCCGCGCTCACCCAGGCGATCCGCAGTCGTGGCCCATGTGGAGGCGCTGGAAAGCTGA
- a CDS encoding dicarboxylate/amino acid:cation symporter produces MTSTASAPKVSKLPKWASSFGVQIIAGLVLGLVLGLVARQIAVDPETESNGLITTLGLIGSSYVSILKAAVVPLIFTAVVSSIANLRQVTNAARLAWNTLLWFAITALIAVIIGIALGTIFQPGAGTGTATPKDYSGKTGDWWAFLIGLFPSNFLGLGASTKATDSGDLVTSVNFNVLQILVIAIVIGIAALKVGKAADPFLKLNGSALAVIQKVLWWIIRLAPIGTVGLIGNAVASYGWTTIGSLGKFTVAIYVGLALVLFVVYPVLIKTHGLSVKQYFSGVWPAVQLGFVSRSSIGTLPLTQRVTERNLGVPRAYASFAVPLGATTKMDGCAAIYPAIAAIFVAQFFGIQLDLGQYLLIVLVSVLGSAATAGTTGAVVMLTLTLSTLGLPLAGVGLLLAVDPILDMGRTAVNVAGQALVPTIVSKRQGILDEELYNAPRNGNPFADDADDLLADLNSASGVEDNAPKRETANA; encoded by the coding sequence ATGACTTCCACAGCAAGCGCTCCCAAAGTGTCGAAGCTGCCCAAATGGGCAAGCTCCTTCGGCGTACAAATCATTGCCGGCCTGGTTCTCGGCCTCGTCCTGGGTCTGGTCGCCCGCCAGATCGCCGTCGATCCCGAGACCGAAAGCAATGGCCTCATCACCACGCTGGGCCTCATCGGTTCCAGCTACGTCTCAATCTTGAAGGCGGCCGTTGTGCCGCTGATCTTCACGGCAGTAGTTTCCTCCATCGCCAACCTGCGCCAAGTCACCAACGCGGCCCGCTTGGCGTGGAACACCCTGCTCTGGTTCGCCATCACCGCCCTCATCGCCGTGATCATTGGCATTGCACTGGGCACTATCTTCCAGCCCGGCGCCGGTACTGGCACCGCAACACCCAAGGACTATTCGGGCAAGACGGGCGACTGGTGGGCCTTCCTTATCGGCCTGTTCCCGTCCAACTTCTTGGGCTTGGGCGCTTCCACCAAGGCCACCGACTCCGGCGACCTGGTCACTAGTGTTAATTTCAATGTCCTGCAGATCCTGGTCATTGCCATTGTCATCGGCATTGCCGCACTGAAGGTCGGCAAGGCTGCCGATCCGTTCCTGAAGCTCAACGGCTCCGCACTTGCCGTCATCCAGAAGGTGTTGTGGTGGATCATCCGTCTGGCCCCGATCGGCACCGTCGGCCTCATCGGCAACGCCGTGGCCAGCTACGGCTGGACCACCATCGGCTCACTGGGCAAGTTCACTGTGGCCATCTATGTTGGTCTGGCACTGGTCCTGTTCGTGGTTTACCCGGTCCTGATCAAGACCCATGGCCTGTCCGTCAAGCAGTACTTCTCAGGTGTTTGGCCTGCCGTTCAGCTGGGCTTCGTGTCCCGTTCCTCGATCGGTACCCTGCCGCTGACCCAGCGTGTGACCGAACGCAACCTGGGCGTGCCCCGCGCCTACGCATCCTTCGCCGTGCCGTTGGGTGCCACCACCAAGATGGACGGTTGCGCCGCGATCTACCCGGCGATTGCAGCCATTTTCGTGGCACAGTTCTTCGGCATCCAGCTTGATCTGGGCCAGTACCTGCTCATCGTGCTCGTCTCCGTCTTGGGTTCTGCCGCCACGGCAGGGACAACCGGCGCCGTCGTGATGCTCACGCTGACGCTGTCAACGCTGGGACTTCCGCTGGCCGGCGTCGGACTTCTGCTGGCAGTTGACCCGATCCTGGACATGGGCCGGACCGCGGTCAACGTGGCAGGCCAGGCGCTGGTTCCCACCATCGTCTCCAAGCGCCAAGGCATCCTGGATGAGGAACTGTACAACGCTCCCCGCAACGGCAACCCCTTCGCGGACGACGCCGATGATCTGTTGGCAGACCTGAACAGCGCAAGCGGCGTTGAGGACAACGCCCCGAAGCGCGAAACCGCCAACGCCTAA
- a CDS encoding TetR/AcrR family transcriptional regulator encodes MSTPPLPPAATGAATNAVTATPSSAASSVDDGVDDRAGAGAPQPSRRELNKAATREAIAAAALNFLRNRDLTAFTVDDVAAAAGVSRRTFFNYFSSVEAAVASYTEDFLDQVIAELEARPLDEPLLQSARAALSNGDHADALAILAETVGLTQDPQLGRFQLQAWEDCSQKITEVARHRLPAGTDELYVCILVGAIVGSCRAAFMVWFQRHGTNITADTLADLRGLLDETIAQLRHGFKN; translated from the coding sequence GTGAGTACTCCTCCCCTTCCCCCGGCAGCGACCGGCGCAGCAACCAACGCAGTGACCGCTACCCCTTCCAGTGCAGCGTCCAGCGTCGATGACGGTGTCGATGACCGTGCGGGTGCCGGTGCCCCTCAGCCCTCCCGCCGTGAGTTGAACAAGGCCGCCACCCGCGAGGCCATCGCCGCTGCAGCCCTGAATTTCCTGCGCAACCGCGACTTGACGGCCTTCACGGTCGACGACGTTGCTGCCGCCGCCGGGGTGTCCCGCCGCACCTTTTTCAACTACTTTTCCTCGGTGGAGGCGGCCGTGGCCAGCTATACCGAGGACTTCCTGGATCAGGTCATTGCTGAGCTCGAGGCGCGGCCATTGGATGAACCGCTGCTCCAGTCAGCCCGGGCCGCCCTGTCCAACGGCGACCATGCCGACGCCCTGGCCATCCTGGCCGAAACGGTGGGATTGACCCAGGACCCCCAACTGGGACGCTTCCAGCTGCAGGCGTGGGAGGACTGCAGCCAAAAAATTACCGAAGTGGCCAGGCACCGCCTCCCCGCAGGGACGGATGAGCTGTACGTCTGCATCCTTGTCGGCGCCATCGTTGGCAGTTGCCGGGCCGCCTTCATGGTCTGGTTCCAGCGCCACGGAACCAACATCACCGCCGATACGTTGGCCGATTTGCGCGGCCTTTTGGATGAAACCATCGCGCAGCTTCGCCACGGCTTCAAAAACTAG
- a CDS encoding acyl-CoA carboxylase subunit beta, producing MSHDLSTTAGKIADFRDRMAQAEKPSGEAAIEKQHAKGRNTARERIDLLVDPDSFVEFDALAVHRSHAFGMEKKKPLGDGVVSGYGTVDGRLVAIYSQDFSVYGGSLSQVNGEKIVKVQEFALRNGCPVVGINDGGGARIQEGVASLAMFADIFRNNVHASGVIPQISLIMGPCAGGAAYSPALTDYVVMVDKSSHMFITGPDVIKTVTGEDVDMETLGGARQHNTTTGTSTYLATDETDAIEFVRELLDFLPSNNLAEPPVNEHEQELELEPGDLDLDTLIPDSANHPYNMRAVIEQILDDEHFLEMQALYAPNVMIGYGRIEGHTVGIVANQPMQFAGTLDINASEKAARFVRNCDAFNIPIITLVDVPGFLPGKDQEFQGIIRRGAKLLYAYAEATVPKLTVITRKAYGGAYIVMGSKKLGADLNLAWPTAQIGVMGAQGAVNILYRRDLAAVEAEGGDVEARRSEIVRDYEDELLNPYQAAELGYVDAVIAPSDTRIQLIKGLRALRDKRASLPAKKHGNIPL from the coding sequence ATGAGCCACGATCTATCGACAACAGCAGGCAAAATTGCCGATTTCCGTGACCGGATGGCTCAGGCTGAAAAGCCGTCCGGCGAGGCCGCCATTGAAAAGCAGCACGCCAAGGGCCGCAACACGGCCCGCGAGCGCATCGACCTCCTCGTCGATCCGGACTCCTTTGTAGAGTTTGACGCCCTTGCCGTGCACCGCTCACACGCCTTCGGCATGGAAAAGAAGAAGCCTCTGGGAGACGGTGTCGTTTCCGGCTATGGCACAGTGGATGGCCGTCTTGTCGCCATCTACAGCCAGGACTTCAGCGTCTATGGCGGTTCATTGAGCCAGGTCAACGGCGAGAAGATCGTCAAGGTCCAGGAATTCGCCCTGCGCAACGGCTGCCCCGTGGTCGGCATCAACGACGGCGGCGGCGCCCGCATCCAAGAAGGCGTGGCCTCACTGGCCATGTTCGCGGACATCTTCCGCAACAACGTGCACGCATCCGGCGTCATCCCGCAGATCTCCCTCATCATGGGGCCCTGCGCCGGCGGCGCCGCGTACTCCCCCGCACTGACTGACTACGTCGTCATGGTGGACAAGTCCAGCCACATGTTCATCACCGGACCCGACGTCATCAAGACAGTCACCGGCGAAGACGTGGACATGGAGACCCTGGGCGGTGCCCGCCAACACAACACCACCACGGGAACCTCCACCTACCTGGCCACAGACGAAACCGACGCCATCGAGTTTGTCCGCGAGCTCCTGGATTTCCTCCCCTCGAACAACCTGGCCGAGCCACCGGTCAACGAGCACGAGCAGGAGCTGGAACTCGAGCCCGGCGACCTGGACCTCGACACCTTGATCCCCGATTCGGCCAACCACCCCTACAACATGCGCGCCGTCATCGAGCAGATTCTTGATGATGAGCACTTCCTGGAAATGCAGGCGCTGTACGCACCCAACGTCATGATCGGCTATGGCCGCATCGAGGGACACACGGTCGGCATCGTCGCCAACCAGCCCATGCAGTTCGCCGGCACCCTCGACATCAACGCCTCCGAAAAAGCTGCCCGCTTCGTCCGCAACTGCGACGCCTTCAACATCCCCATCATCACCTTGGTGGACGTCCCAGGCTTCCTGCCCGGCAAGGACCAGGAATTCCAGGGCATCATCCGCCGCGGCGCCAAGCTGCTCTACGCCTACGCCGAAGCCACAGTGCCCAAGCTGACGGTCATCACCCGCAAGGCCTACGGTGGCGCGTACATCGTCATGGGCTCCAAGAAGCTCGGTGCCGACCTGAACCTGGCCTGGCCCACTGCCCAGATCGGCGTCATGGGCGCCCAGGGTGCCGTGAACATCCTGTACCGCCGCGACTTGGCAGCCGTGGAGGCGGAAGGCGGCGACGTTGAGGCCCGCCGTTCAGAAATCGTCCGCGACTACGAAGACGAGCTCCTGAACCCTTACCAGGCTGCCGAACTCGGCTACGTCGACGCTGTCATCGCGCCGTCCGACACCCGCATCCAGCTCATCAAGGGCCTGCGTGCACTGCGCGACAAGCGCGCCAGCCTGCCCGCCAAGAAGCATGGGAACATCCCACTGTGA
- a CDS encoding DUF885 domain-containing protein — translation MTSPAPARAATAIDRIANDYAQTLLALDPGFATQLGRPGHESEYRDHSPAGLAALADAARETLAALAQAQPIDDVDAVTAHAMTERLGLDVELHDSGWPLAELNNIASPAQEIRAIFDLMPTATVTDWQHIADRLANVPAAVDGYIASLRAGAERGLVAAARQVKIVVEQCERHAGANGFFVTLAQSAALAPSPETDDGGTGLPADLTAALLANAELARGGYGALVTFLREELLLVAPQEDAVGRERYQLASRSFLGATIDLEESYAWGVAELDRIIAEQEIVAEAIKPGASIDEAKVLLNADPERQLHGTKALTEWMQQLSDTALAELAGTQFDIPEIMRTLECRIAPTQDGGIYYTGPSEDFSRPGRMWWSVPEGEDSFTTWAETTTVYHEGVPGHHLQVATATYQSALLNEWRRNVCWVSGHGEGWALYAERLMDDLGYLADPGDKMGMLDGQRMRAARVVFDIGVHLKLAIPARWGTGTWTAKTGFDFLKANIDISAGQLDFEFNRYLGWPGQAPSYKLGQRLWEDTRDARAARDGDAFSLRDFHTQALNLGSVGLDTLKMALLD, via the coding sequence ATGACTTCGCCAGCGCCGGCCCGTGCCGCCACCGCCATCGACCGGATTGCCAACGACTACGCCCAGACGCTGCTTGCGCTGGATCCCGGATTTGCCACGCAGTTGGGGCGGCCCGGGCACGAAAGTGAGTACCGGGACCACTCCCCCGCCGGCCTGGCCGCATTGGCGGACGCCGCGCGGGAAACCCTCGCCGCCTTGGCCCAGGCCCAGCCAATTGACGACGTCGATGCCGTCACCGCGCATGCCATGACGGAGCGGCTGGGCCTTGACGTCGAGCTCCACGACAGTGGCTGGCCGCTCGCCGAACTGAACAACATTGCCTCACCGGCCCAGGAAATTCGGGCCATTTTCGATCTCATGCCCACCGCAACCGTCACGGACTGGCAGCACATCGCGGACCGGCTGGCCAATGTCCCTGCTGCGGTGGACGGTTACATCGCCTCCCTGCGGGCCGGGGCCGAGCGCGGTTTGGTGGCTGCGGCGCGGCAGGTGAAAATCGTCGTCGAGCAGTGCGAACGGCATGCCGGAGCCAACGGTTTCTTCGTCACGCTGGCACAGTCCGCGGCGCTGGCTCCCTCCCCTGAAACGGACGACGGCGGCACGGGCCTCCCTGCCGACCTCACCGCCGCGCTGCTCGCCAATGCGGAATTGGCTCGGGGCGGCTATGGCGCCTTGGTCACCTTCCTGCGCGAGGAACTCCTGCTGGTGGCGCCGCAGGAGGATGCAGTGGGCCGGGAACGCTACCAGCTCGCCTCCCGCTCGTTCCTAGGCGCAACCATCGATCTGGAGGAAAGCTACGCCTGGGGCGTGGCCGAGCTCGACCGAATCATCGCCGAGCAGGAAATTGTGGCTGAGGCCATCAAGCCGGGCGCCTCGATTGACGAGGCGAAGGTCCTGCTCAATGCGGATCCGGAACGACAATTGCACGGCACGAAGGCGTTGACGGAGTGGATGCAACAGCTCTCGGACACGGCCCTGGCCGAACTGGCCGGCACCCAGTTCGACATCCCTGAGATCATGCGCACCCTGGAATGCCGTATCGCACCCACTCAGGACGGCGGCATCTACTACACGGGCCCGTCGGAAGACTTTTCCCGGCCGGGGCGCATGTGGTGGTCGGTTCCTGAGGGCGAGGACTCCTTCACCACGTGGGCGGAAACCACCACGGTGTACCACGAGGGCGTTCCCGGCCACCATTTGCAGGTGGCCACGGCGACGTACCAATCGGCCTTGTTGAACGAGTGGCGGCGCAACGTCTGCTGGGTTTCCGGCCATGGCGAAGGCTGGGCGCTGTACGCAGAACGACTCATGGACGACCTTGGCTACCTCGCCGACCCTGGCGACAAGATGGGCATGCTCGACGGCCAGCGGATGCGCGCGGCCCGGGTGGTTTTTGACATCGGTGTGCACCTGAAACTGGCCATCCCCGCCCGCTGGGGTACCGGGACATGGACCGCTAAAACGGGATTTGACTTCCTCAAGGCCAATATAGACATCTCCGCGGGCCAGCTGGACTTTGAATTCAACCGGTATCTGGGCTGGCCGGGCCAGGCCCCGTCCTACAAGCTGGGGCAACGGCTGTGGGAGGACACCCGGGACGCCCGTGCTGCCCGTGACGGCGATGCTTTTTCGCTGCGGGACTTCCACACCCAGGCACTGAACCTTGGCTCGGTGGGTCTGGACACCCTCAAGATGGCGTTGCTGGACTGA
- a CDS encoding MMPL family transporter, which yields MALWLYRLGRFSAHRAWLVIAAWAVIMGMVGGAAALFMGPMSNNFEIPGTETQQMADKLAAELPEASGGSGTVVFTSTDGKAFTPGQEKAITAALETVTTVPTVKGVIDPFLTTAQKTAGQAQLAEGAKALAAGEAQVQAEQPKLDAAAQELAATKAQLDAGQAQLDAQKAQLAALPAGSPEAEAGAAQLAAAQTQLDAGRAQWQAGQDQYTAGKAQFDAAQATLAEKKAELTAGQRTADAAAGVLFVSENNKAAIGQIQFTESMNGVTPANRQLVQDKLNTLNVDGVTVSYSKEIVEDVSALFGASEIVGVAVAVVVLLIMLGTFWAAGLPLVMALVGVGVGVGGTMALTTVIEMSSISPMLALMLGLAVGIDYSLFIVNRHRQQIRTGMDMRESIAKATGTSGNAVTFAGLTVVIALAALSVTGLPFLAILGLAAAATVAVSVIIALTLTPAILSLLGRRVISKRGWAKNAVATEKHDAETTGLSTAERAAADESKEVAASAKGWGGLVTKHPVISLITAVLALCVIAIPATGLRLALPDGGSEPVDSSAYQAYSITGQNFGEGMNGPIIVVGSLPAGLDEAAATTLNLDVADQLRHVKNVKAAVPVTLSGDLRTAIYQVIPTEGPASESTVQVVHDLRAEGATIKSTLDVSIGLTGQTAANVDVSEKLGAALPPYLAIVVGLSLLLLILVFRSILVPLLATAGFLLSLVAAFGGVVAVYQWGWLGGIFDVANPAAVLSFLPIILIGVLFGLAMDYQVFIASGMREAYAHGQDAKQAVRTGFKHAAPVVTAAAIIMISVFSGFIFSHLTMVRPLGFALAFGVLIDAFVVRMTIVPAAMHLMGSSAWWIPKWLDKILPDVDVEGAKLVAADVPADASSLADTADSPR from the coding sequence ATGGCCCTTTGGCTCTATCGACTGGGGCGGTTCTCCGCCCACCGCGCATGGCTGGTTATTGCCGCCTGGGCCGTCATCATGGGCATGGTTGGCGGTGCCGCCGCACTGTTCATGGGCCCCATGTCCAACAACTTCGAGATTCCCGGCACCGAGACCCAGCAGATGGCCGACAAGCTGGCGGCTGAGCTGCCGGAGGCATCGGGCGGTTCCGGCACCGTGGTGTTCACGAGCACCGACGGCAAGGCGTTTACCCCGGGCCAGGAAAAGGCCATCACGGCCGCCCTGGAAACCGTCACCACCGTCCCCACCGTCAAGGGCGTCATTGATCCTTTCCTGACCACGGCGCAGAAGACTGCGGGCCAGGCCCAGCTGGCGGAGGGCGCCAAGGCGCTGGCTGCCGGTGAGGCGCAGGTGCAGGCGGAACAGCCGAAGCTGGATGCTGCCGCCCAGGAGCTAGCTGCCACGAAGGCCCAGCTAGACGCCGGACAGGCGCAGCTTGACGCCCAAAAGGCCCAGCTGGCAGCACTGCCGGCAGGCTCTCCGGAGGCCGAAGCAGGCGCCGCGCAGCTCGCAGCCGCACAGACCCAACTGGATGCCGGGCGGGCGCAGTGGCAGGCAGGGCAGGATCAGTACACTGCCGGCAAGGCCCAGTTCGACGCCGCCCAGGCCACCCTGGCGGAGAAGAAGGCCGAGCTCACTGCGGGTCAGCGCACCGCTGATGCCGCAGCCGGTGTGCTGTTTGTGTCCGAAAACAACAAGGCCGCCATTGGGCAAATCCAGTTCACCGAGTCAATGAACGGCGTGACCCCGGCAAACCGGCAGCTGGTCCAGGACAAACTGAACACCCTGAACGTGGACGGCGTCACGGTTTCCTACAGCAAGGAAATTGTTGAGGACGTCTCCGCCCTGTTCGGCGCGTCCGAGATCGTTGGCGTGGCAGTGGCCGTCGTGGTTCTGCTGATCATGCTGGGCACCTTTTGGGCCGCCGGACTGCCGCTGGTCATGGCGCTCGTGGGAGTCGGCGTCGGCGTGGGCGGCACCATGGCGTTGACCACCGTGATTGAAATGTCCTCCATCTCCCCGATGCTGGCGCTCATGCTGGGCCTGGCCGTGGGCATCGACTACTCGCTGTTCATCGTCAACCGGCACCGCCAGCAGATCCGCACCGGCATGGATATGCGCGAATCCATTGCAAAGGCCACAGGGACGTCCGGCAATGCCGTGACCTTCGCCGGCCTGACTGTGGTCATTGCACTGGCCGCCCTGTCCGTGACCGGCTTGCCGTTCCTGGCCATCCTGGGCCTGGCCGCAGCAGCCACGGTTGCCGTCTCGGTCATCATTGCACTGACCTTGACCCCGGCGATCCTGTCACTGCTGGGCCGCCGCGTCATTTCCAAGCGGGGCTGGGCAAAGAATGCGGTCGCGACGGAGAAGCACGACGCCGAGACAACAGGCTTGTCCACTGCGGAACGTGCCGCTGCGGATGAGTCAAAGGAAGTGGCTGCCAGCGCCAAGGGCTGGGGCGGACTGGTCACCAAGCACCCGGTCATCTCCCTGATCACTGCCGTGCTGGCGCTATGCGTCATCGCCATCCCGGCCACCGGGCTGCGCCTTGCCCTGCCCGACGGCGGGTCCGAACCTGTCGATTCGAGCGCTTACCAGGCTTACTCCATCACCGGGCAGAACTTCGGCGAAGGCATGAACGGGCCCATCATTGTGGTTGGCTCACTGCCCGCTGGCCTGGACGAGGCAGCCGCAACGACCCTGAACCTCGACGTTGCCGACCAGCTCCGCCACGTCAAGAACGTCAAGGCGGCCGTTCCGGTCACGCTGAGCGGGGACCTGCGCACGGCCATTTACCAGGTCATCCCGACCGAGGGCCCTGCCAGCGAAAGCACCGTCCAGGTGGTCCACGACCTGCGCGCGGAGGGTGCCACCATCAAGTCGACCCTGGACGTCTCCATCGGCCTGACCGGACAAACGGCCGCCAACGTCGATGTCTCGGAAAAGCTGGGAGCGGCGCTGCCCCCATACCTGGCCATCGTCGTCGGACTTTCATTGCTGCTGCTGATCCTCGTTTTCCGCTCCATCCTGGTGCCGCTGCTGGCGACCGCGGGCTTCCTGCTGTCGCTCGTTGCGGCGTTTGGCGGCGTGGTGGCCGTGTACCAGTGGGGCTGGCTGGGTGGCATTTTCGATGTGGCCAATCCGGCCGCCGTGCTCAGCTTCCTGCCCATCATCCTGATCGGCGTACTGTTTGGGCTGGCCATGGACTACCAGGTGTTCATTGCTTCTGGCATGCGCGAGGCCTACGCTCACGGGCAGGACGCCAAGCAGGCCGTGCGCACCGGTTTCAAGCATGCCGCACCCGTTGTCACGGCCGCGGCGATCATCATGATCAGCGTGTTCTCCGGCTTCATCTTCAGCCACCTCACCATGGTGCGCCCGCTTGGTTTCGCGCTGGCATTCGGCGTGCTGATCGACGCATTCGTGGTGCGCATGACCATCGTCCCGGCGGCCATGCACCTGATGGGCTCCTCGGCCTGGTGGATCCCGAAGTGGCTGGATAAGATCCTGCCGGATGTGGATGTTGAGGGTGCCAAGTTGGTTGCGGCCGATGTGCCGGCCGACGCCTCGTCGCTGGCCGACACAGCGGATTCCCCGCGCTAA
- a CDS encoding acyl-CoA carboxylase subunit epsilon: MIPHDPLISQAPGATPAAETAAEPLLNVTRGNPSAEELAAVTAVVLALQSGDDGGTTRAPTQHWARRARLNLPPKPGAGSWRRSAR, from the coding sequence GTGATCCCCCATGACCCCCTAATCTCGCAGGCCCCTGGCGCGACCCCTGCCGCTGAGACTGCCGCGGAGCCGTTGCTCAACGTGACCCGCGGAAATCCCAGCGCCGAGGAACTTGCCGCCGTGACCGCCGTCGTACTTGCCCTGCAGTCGGGAGATGATGGCGGCACCACCAGGGCCCCCACCCAGCACTGGGCCCGGCGTGCCCGGTTGAATTTGCCGCCGAAGCCCGGGGCAGGTTCCTGGCGGCGTTCGGCGCGGTAG